The sequence CGGGCTCTTTGATGCGGTCCCAAGGCACGCCGGTGAAGAGTCCGGCCTCGCTGTGATGGTTGTTGTATTTGATGTGCGAGACACCGGAGAAAATCGTGAACTTGCCGCGATGCTCATCGAGATGCTTCAGGTAGCGCGTGCTCTCGTATTTCAAACCGGCGGTCTCTGGAAAAAGGAACGGTGCGTGCAGGCCGAGGTTGCGACCGATGAGCAGCAGTCGTTTCGGTGTGGCTGGCGCGGAGGCGCGGAGGCCGCGTGGAAGCATGGCGTCCAATGCGGGCAGGGCGAGGCTGACAGCTCCCGCTCTGAGGAAGTGACGGCGAACGATGGGTTGGCGGAGATTGATGTTCATGGTCAGAAAGTGAGTTCTTGGTTCCTGGTTCCTTGTTGTTGGTTCTTCGTTTATTTGTTCAGGAACGGGCGGCTATCGACGATGTGATGGATGAGGCTGCGGAGGCCGTAGTTTTCGGCGCGGAGGGACTTCACGATGGCGGCCACGTCATCGCGATCGGCAACCTGCACGCGTGCTCCGGTGGCGTAGATGAGGAGTTTTTCGGTGAGTGCTCGGGCGAGGCCGTCTTTGTCCTCCAGCAGCATGGTTTTATACTCGGTGACATTCGCGAAGGCGCGTCCGTCCGGCATGGTGTAGCCAGCTTCGACGGCAGGTCCGCGATGGACTCGTTTCTTACTGGGCAGGATCTCGATGATGCCGCCGTTGCCACCTGCGCCGCGATAAAACTCGCGATAGCCGCCAATGACATCGAAGGTCTCCAGCGCAAAGCCCGGCGGATCGATCACGGTGTGGCAGCTCATGCACGCGGGCGTGTTGCGGTGCTTGGCGAGCTGGGCGCGGATGGTGGTGGCACCACGGATGTCGGGCTCGATCTTCGCCACGTCGCTCGGTGGTGCGGGCGGGATGATGCCGAGGATTTTTTCATTGATCCAGTTGCCGCGTAGGATGGGCGAGGTCTTCGCGCCATCGGCGGTGACTTTGAGAATGCTCGACTGGGTCATGAATCCGCCGCGCTGGCTACCAGCGGGCAATTTCACCTTTCGCAACTCATGGCCGATGATCTCGGGCAATCCGTAGAGCCAGCCGAGCGGTGCATTCAGGTAAGTCCAGTCGGACTGCACGCCTTCCAAGAGGCTGCGATTCTCGGTGACGAGGTCATGGAAAAAGAGCTGCGTTTCGCGCAAGGCGGAGTGCTGCAGCGCGTCGTCGAACTCGGGATACAAAAGGCCGTCAGGCGAGGTGGCGTCGATCTTTTTGAGGTCCAGCCATTGATCGACGAAGGACTTCTCGAAGCGTGCGGATCGCGGATCGCGCAGCAGTCGCTCGACCTGCGCATGGCGCTCTTTGGCTTGCGAGAGATCGGCTTTGATGAGTGCTTCATCGGGCGGGCCGTTCCAGAGGAAATAGGCGAGGCGATTGGCGAGCGCGGGAGCATCCAGCGGCCCGGGTGTTTCTTCATGCAGGAGGAAGTGTGGTGAGCAAAGGATCGCCTTGTAGCCATCGAGCATGGCTTGATGAAAAGGCACGCTCGCATCCAGTGCCTTCAGCACGCGTGCGACATACGGCGCGGCGATTTCCTCCGTCACAGGGCGACGAAAGGCCTTTGGCAAGAAGCGCCGGATCAGCCTTTCCGCGTCCTCTTTGGGCTTGGCGGAAAAGGGTCGCGATGGATTGGGTGCCCCTTTGAACGCAGGCACGCCGGTGATCTCCGAGAGCGAACGCAGCGGCAAGTTATCAAACAACTCGACATAACCCTGCGATGGCCAACCGCCCACGCTGCCATCGCTTTTGAGCGGACCTTCGATCTCCACTTTCTGGATCACGAGCGCCTGCTTCGTCCAGCGCTCGCCTTTGCGGGCGACTGGGAATAGATAATCACGGCCGTAGAGCGTGGGGCCGAAGATATTGATCTGCTCCTCGCGCTGGAGATCGGCTTCCATCGTGACGGTGCGCATCTCCGTCTCGGAAAGATCGCGCATGTCCAGCAGGTCGGGCGCATCCGGCTTGGATGACTGATGACTGTGAACGCCGATGGCGATGGGCATGGGCTTGCCGCCGTTGTTGCGAGCCTGCGCCGTGATGCGGATGCGATACCTGCCGCTCAACGGTGCCCATGGTCCCATGATGACCGTGTAAGGATAAAACATCTGCGAGGTGAGCACGAAGTTGTTACCCTCCACCCAGTTCCCGTAGTTGGTGAAGGTCTTCTCGTTTCCTTTGAAATACTTGAGGCCATCCTGCGAGTAGCGCAGACCGCCCGCATGATAAATCGCATCCGCGAGCGCTTTGTCGGCTGCTTCCTGATAACGGGCGAAGTGGGTGGCGGAGAGTGTGAGGCCTTCGCCCACCTTGTCAAAACCCGCCGTCACCGCGT is a genomic window of Verrucomicrobiaceae bacterium containing:
- a CDS encoding DUF1592 domain-containing protein, which produces MQLFWVSAWESWRYRLRSFVLLLLASPAWTAPSLTKPFLDANCIDCHDSETHKGGLNLDDLAFEPTKHANALTWEHIHDRVAAGEMPPKNKRQPDAMEKTAWLAELSQSLKSASLAVQQKEGRGPVRRMTRTEYETTVCDLLHIKCDLKGLFPDDAVTAGFDKVGEGLTLSATHFARYQEAADKALADAIYHAGGLRYSQDGLKYFKGNEKTFTNYGNWVEGNNFVLTSQMFYPYTVIMGPWAPLSGRYRIRITAQARNNGGKPMPIAIGVHSHQSSKPDAPDLLDMRDLSETEMRTVTMEADLQREEQINIFGPTLYGRDYLFPVARKGERWTKQALVIQKVEIEGPLKSDGSVGGWPSQGYVELFDNLPLRSLSEITGVPAFKGAPNPSRPFSAKPKEDAERLIRRFLPKAFRRPVTEEIAAPYVARVLKALDASVPFHQAMLDGYKAILCSPHFLLHEETPGPLDAPALANRLAYFLWNGPPDEALIKADLSQAKERHAQVERLLRDPRSARFEKSFVDQWLDLKKIDATSPDGLLYPEFDDALQHSALRETQLFFHDLVTENRSLLEGVQSDWTYLNAPLGWLYGLPEIIGHELRKVKLPAGSQRGGFMTQSSILKVTADGAKTSPILRGNWINEKILGIIPPAPPSDVAKIEPDIRGATTIRAQLAKHRNTPACMSCHTVIDPPGFALETFDVIGGYREFYRGAGGNGGIIEILPSKKRVHRGPAVEAGYTMPDGRAFANVTEYKTMLLEDKDGLARALTEKLLIYATGARVQVADRDDVAAIVKSLRAENYGLRSLIHHIVDSRPFLNK